A single region of the Musa acuminata AAA Group cultivar baxijiao chromosome BXJ1-11, Cavendish_Baxijiao_AAA, whole genome shotgun sequence genome encodes:
- the LOC135597367 gene encoding small ribosomal subunit protein uS4y-like, which produces MVHVSFYRNYGKTFKKPRRPYEKERLDAELKLVGEYGLRCKRELWRVQYALSRIRNAARDLLTLDEKNPRRIFEGEALLRRMNRYGLLEEGQNKLDYVLALTVENFLERRLQTLVFKSGMAKSIHHARVLIRQRHIRVGRQVVNIASFMVRVDSAKHIDFSLTSPFGGGRPGRVKRKNQKAAAKKATGGDGDEDDEE; this is translated from the exons ATGGTTCACGTCAGTTTCTACCGCAACT ATGGCAAGACGTTCAAGAAACCTCGCCGCCCGTACGAGAAGGAGCGGCTGGACGCGGAACTCAAACTGGTCGGGGAGTACGGGCTGCGGTGCAAGCGCGAGCTATGGAGGGTCCAGTACGCTCTCAGCCGGATCCGGAACGCGGCAAGGGATCTCCTCACGCTCGATGAGAAGAACCCCCGACGGATCTTTGAGGGAGAGGCCCTGCTCCGCCGTATGAACCGCTACGGGCTCCTTGAGGAGGGCCAGAACAAGCTCGACTACGTCCTTGCCCTCACCGTGGAGAACTTTCTGGAGCGCCGCCTCCAGACGCTCGTGTTCAAGTCTGGAATGGCCAAGTCCATCCACCATGCTCGGGTCCTGATAAGGCAGCGGCACATCAG AGTCGGAAGGCAAGTTGTGAACATCGCATCATTCATGGTCAGAGTTGATTCCGCAAAGCACATAGATTTCTCACTTACCAGCCCATTCGGTGGAGGCCGACCTGGTAGAGTGAAGAGAAAAAATCAGAAAGCTGCTGCAAAGAAGGCAACTGGAGGTGACGGCGACGAGGATGATGAGGAATGA
- the LOC135596467 gene encoding protein SRC2-like produces the protein MACRTLEITLVSAKGLKDVNLISKMAVYAVVSLSGKRRGRQLTPPDREGGRNPTWNSTIRLTVPVDVDLARHSIHILLRTKRALRDRDVGEVRVPLSDLLSGACGGPPPIQFVSYQVHRVTSGKPNGVLNFSYKPGECVAAFALVPSASAYPPPFMAHPTAPVMLYPAGTSSAAYTAYGAGLPYPPPVVYQQLPPLSYGHPPVGYGYGYSPASYGYGYGAAPPPVVQPHRKKILGTGLLGGALGGLLVGDMISDAAAYDAGL, from the coding sequence ATGGCGTGCCGAACGCTGGAGATCACTTTGGTCTCGGCCAAGGGCCTTAAGGACGTAAACCTTATCTCCAAGATGGCCGTCTACGCTGTGGTCTCCCTCTCCGGAAAACGCCGGGGGCGGCAGCTTACCCCGCCCGACCGCGAGGGTGGCCGCAACCCAACCTGGAACTCCACCATCCGCCTCACCGTCCCCGTCGACGTCGACCTCGCCCGCCACTCCATCCACATCCTCCTCCGCACCAAGCGCGCGCTCCGGGACCGCGACGTCGGCGAGGTCCGCGTCCCACTCTCGGATCTCCTCTCTGGTGCCTGCGGTGGCCCGCCGCCCATCCAGTTCGTCAGCTACCAGGTCCATAGGGTGACGTCCGGCAAGCCCAACGGCGTCCTCAACTTCTCCTACAAGCCCGGCGAGTGCGTCGCCGCCTTCGCCCTCGTCCCCTCGGCCTCTGCCTATCCGCCTCCCTTCATGGCGCACCCCACGGCTCCCGTGATGTTGTACCCAGCAGGAACGAGCTCGGCAGCTTACACAGCGTATGGAGCGGGGCTGCCGTATCCACCGCCAGTGGTGTACCAGCAACTGCCGCCGCTTAGTTATGGACACCCCCCTGTCGGGTACGGATACGGATACTCGCCGGCGAGTTACGGGTATGGGTATGGTGCTGCTCCGCCGCCGGTAGTACAGCCACATAGGAAGAAAATATTGGGAACAGGGCTGCTCGGTGGTGCGCTTGGCGGGCTTCTGGTCGGGGATATGATATCCGACGCTGCTGCCTACGATGCCGGGTTGTAA
- the LOC135596626 gene encoding flowering-promoting factor 1-like protein 1, translating to MAGVWVFKNGVVRLVENPGDEQASAVRRKALLHTPTNEVITSYATLERELLGLGWERYYEEPDLLQFHKRSSIDLISLPKDFSRFKSIHMYDIVVKNRHSFKVIDL from the coding sequence ATGGCTGGGGTTTGGGTGTTCAAGAATGGGGTGGTGCGGCTGGTGGAGAACCCGGGAGACGAGCAGGCGTCGGCCGTTCGACGAAAGGCGCTGCTGCACACGCCCACCAACGAGGTGATCACCTCCTACGCGACGCTGGAGCGGGAGCTGCTGGGGCTGGGGTGGGAGCGCTACTACGAGGAACCCGACCTCCTCCAGTTTCACAAGCGCTCCTCCATCGACCTCATCTCCCTCCCCAAGGActtctcccgcttcaagtccatcCACATGTACGACATCGTCGTCAAGAACCGCCACTCCTTCAAGGTCATCGACCTGTAG